A single window of Halobacterium jilantaiense DNA harbors:
- a CDS encoding DUF368 domain-containing protein, giving the protein MAVREWAAVYLKGAAMGAADAVPGVSGGTIALITGIYERLVGAIASLDPGEALALLPLLPRLGDASARREFGDALTDMEVPFLVVLGVGVLTAVVTVANVVDVAYHEYPGLTFAFFFGLIAASVVVLLGEVSADTPGRILAGVAGFALAFLLSGQASADVLPGGLAMMFVTGAFAICAMVLPGVSGSLILLTLGKYETMTGAVSEATDALFAGALGDAVDPLSTLVVFSGGALVGILTFARAVEWALDHYRAATLTFLVALMAGALRAPAIKISDATSAWTAASVAPLLVAGVLGAGAVLALDATTDDLDY; this is encoded by the coding sequence ATGGCGGTGCGGGAGTGGGCCGCGGTCTACCTGAAGGGCGCGGCGATGGGCGCGGCAGACGCCGTTCCCGGCGTTTCCGGCGGGACGATTGCGCTCATCACGGGCATCTACGAGCGCCTCGTTGGTGCCATCGCGTCCCTCGACCCAGGGGAGGCGCTGGCGCTACTCCCGTTGCTCCCGCGACTCGGCGATGCGAGCGCGCGCCGGGAGTTCGGCGACGCGCTGACGGACATGGAAGTGCCGTTTCTGGTCGTCCTCGGCGTCGGCGTGCTGACGGCTGTTGTCACGGTGGCGAACGTCGTCGACGTGGCCTACCACGAGTACCCCGGCCTGACGTTCGCGTTCTTCTTCGGCCTCATCGCGGCGTCCGTCGTCGTGTTGCTCGGTGAGGTGTCCGCAGACACGCCCGGCCGAATCCTGGCGGGCGTCGCGGGGTTCGCGCTCGCGTTCCTGCTCAGCGGGCAGGCCAGCGCGGACGTCCTCCCGGGGGGACTGGCGATGATGTTCGTCACGGGCGCGTTCGCCATCTGTGCGATGGTGCTGCCGGGCGTGTCCGGGTCGCTCATACTGTTGACGCTCGGGAAGTACGAGACGATGACGGGCGCGGTCAGCGAGGCGACGGACGCCCTGTTCGCTGGCGCACTCGGTGACGCCGTCGACCCGCTGTCGACGCTCGTGGTGTTCTCGGGCGGTGCGCTCGTCGGTATTCTGACGTTCGCACGCGCCGTGGAGTGGGCGCTCGACCACTACCGGGCCGCCACGCTCACGTTCCTCGTGGCGCTGATGGCGGGTGCGCTCCGGGCCCCGGCAATCAAGATCTCGGACGCGACGAGCGCGTGGACGGCAGCGTCGGTCGCACCGTTGCTCGTCGCGGGCGTACTCGGCGCGGGCGCGGTGCTGGCGCTGGACGCGACGACCGACGACCTCGACTACTGA
- a CDS encoding oligosaccharyl transferase, archaeosortase A system-associated, protein MSEKTEASGLSSVSVDAALDALEDWYHVPALGAVLAFMFWVRVQAWENFTRDGQVYLSGNDAYYHLRQVTYTVRNFPDTMPFDVWTNFPNGTLAGQFGTLFDQLLATVALIVGLGSPSEQTIGMVLVIAPPVFGALLAIPVYFMGKRLGGRLGGVFSAVILGLLPGYFLQRTLAGAADHNGAEPLFMALAVLAMMVALTVAEREKPVFEQFLDRDVAGLRRVVGWSVLAGVATAVYMWVWPPGVLLVGIFGAFFLVKLVGDYVTGTSPDHVAVVGAVSMATTGLMMFVKIAESGFGVSGFSFLQPLFSFAVAFGCVFLAWLAREFDDRELSTSGYVGAVVGILVVAVGIIAVVLPDFWSMLQDQLLNYLGLSANASRRTIGEAQPFLAREAQYGLGMFGVIFLEYGLAFFSALVGAVAILLKPHVTSGSPRRIAGAAAAVGFVALLFVSPPLASSIGGIFGLGGQLTALLLVAGTLAAVAMTGDYEAEQLLVVVWGAFITSAAFTQVRFNYYLIVPVVVLNAYVLKGVLGLVNLDKPASTIEDVRWHQVATVTMVALLILVPVAAPAVAEATNNDSQRGSATPITLTNSQDQQVPLQSAITVGQNNGPGGVTEWADVMEWYDEHTPTQGTYDGADNADEMRYYGTYAQTDDFDYPEGAFGVMSWWDYGHWMTVEGNAVPHANPFQQGATTAANFLLADNESRAQAVLEGIEEDDAKNRYVAVDWKMIMPPRPGLQAGQSKFGAPLVFYDGPRDLSTGEFYQQAYNAQWEDGQITNAQYLQQSPLLKKQAYFESMMVRLYRYHGSAKQAQPVVLDWRETLTRLRGQPAAFDAATNNTRQFDSMAEAEAYVQNDSTSQIGGFQDLPQEDIAALEHYRLVGVSDDHTAPANLWYFGGELNPAYYPTSVKMFERVEGAEVTGTGPANTTVRASVEMNISQMVNDQGQSPTFTYTQYAETGADGEFTMTLPYSTTGYENYGPENGHTNVSVRAAGSYEFTTGNQTADDGLTVVEYANSADVSEAQVLGEGDEPVAVNLERQIVDEPEGANTSASESLTAPSELADAADGSEDSQSGGVDLTTGAVPALAGAVALGRLR, encoded by the coding sequence ATGAGCGAGAAGACCGAAGCGTCGGGGCTCTCCTCCGTTTCCGTCGACGCAGCCCTCGACGCACTCGAAGACTGGTACCACGTGCCCGCCCTGGGCGCGGTGCTCGCGTTCATGTTCTGGGTGCGCGTGCAAGCATGGGAGAACTTCACCCGGGACGGTCAGGTGTATCTCTCCGGGAACGACGCGTACTACCACCTCCGGCAGGTGACGTACACGGTCCGGAACTTCCCGGACACCATGCCGTTCGACGTCTGGACGAACTTCCCGAACGGCACGCTCGCGGGCCAGTTCGGTACGCTGTTCGACCAGCTCCTGGCGACAGTCGCACTGATTGTCGGTCTGGGGAGTCCGTCGGAGCAGACGATCGGGATGGTTCTCGTGATCGCGCCGCCCGTCTTCGGCGCACTGCTCGCGATCCCGGTCTACTTCATGGGGAAGCGCCTCGGCGGTCGGCTCGGTGGCGTCTTCTCGGCGGTCATCCTCGGGCTACTGCCCGGCTACTTCCTGCAGCGAACGCTGGCGGGTGCCGCAGACCACAACGGTGCGGAGCCGCTATTCATGGCGCTGGCCGTCCTCGCGATGATGGTCGCGCTGACGGTCGCAGAGCGCGAGAAGCCGGTGTTCGAGCAGTTCCTCGACCGCGATGTCGCGGGGCTTCGCCGGGTCGTCGGCTGGAGCGTTCTCGCCGGCGTCGCCACCGCAGTCTACATGTGGGTGTGGCCGCCGGGCGTGCTGCTTGTCGGTATCTTCGGTGCGTTCTTCCTCGTGAAGCTCGTCGGCGACTACGTCACCGGCACGAGCCCGGACCACGTCGCGGTCGTCGGTGCCGTTTCGATGGCGACGACCGGCCTCATGATGTTCGTGAAGATCGCGGAGAGCGGCTTCGGCGTCTCCGGGTTCTCATTCCTCCAGCCGCTGTTCTCGTTCGCGGTGGCGTTCGGCTGTGTGTTCCTCGCGTGGCTCGCCCGTGAGTTCGACGACCGAGAGCTCTCGACGTCCGGCTACGTCGGTGCTGTCGTCGGCATCCTCGTGGTGGCTGTCGGCATCATCGCCGTCGTCCTTCCGGACTTCTGGTCGATGCTTCAGGACCAGCTCCTGAACTATCTCGGCCTGAGTGCGAACGCGAGCAGGCGAACCATCGGCGAGGCGCAGCCCTTCCTGGCTCGGGAGGCCCAGTACGGTCTCGGGATGTTCGGCGTCATCTTCCTCGAGTACGGGCTGGCGTTCTTCTCGGCGCTCGTCGGCGCGGTCGCCATCCTCCTGAAGCCCCACGTCACGAGCGGGAGCCCCCGCCGCATCGCCGGTGCTGCGGCCGCTGTCGGGTTCGTCGCGTTGCTGTTCGTGTCGCCGCCGCTCGCGTCGTCCATCGGCGGCATCTTCGGACTGGGTGGACAGTTGACCGCGCTGCTACTGGTCGCCGGGACGCTGGCCGCGGTCGCGATGACCGGCGACTACGAGGCGGAGCAGCTTCTGGTCGTCGTCTGGGGGGCCTTCATCACGTCGGCGGCGTTCACGCAGGTGCGGTTCAACTACTACCTCATCGTGCCAGTCGTCGTGTTGAACGCGTACGTCCTGAAGGGCGTGCTCGGGCTGGTCAACCTCGACAAGCCGGCGTCGACGATCGAGGACGTGCGCTGGCATCAGGTGGCGACGGTGACGATGGTCGCCCTCCTGATTCTCGTGCCGGTCGCGGCACCGGCCGTCGCAGAAGCGACGAACAACGACTCGCAGCGAGGGTCGGCGACGCCGATTACGCTGACGAACAGTCAGGACCAGCAAGTGCCACTTCAGTCGGCTATCACGGTCGGGCAGAACAACGGTCCCGGTGGCGTCACCGAGTGGGCTGACGTGATGGAGTGGTACGACGAGCACACGCCGACCCAGGGGACGTACGACGGTGCAGACAACGCCGACGAGATGCGGTATTACGGGACGTACGCCCAGACCGACGACTTCGACTATCCCGAGGGCGCGTTCGGCGTGATGTCCTGGTGGGACTACGGTCACTGGATGACCGTCGAGGGCAACGCTGTGCCACACGCGAATCCGTTCCAGCAGGGTGCCACGACGGCGGCGAACTTCCTCCTGGCTGACAACGAGAGCCGGGCGCAGGCCGTCCTCGAAGGCATCGAGGAGGACGACGCGAAGAATCGGTACGTCGCAGTCGACTGGAAGATGATCATGCCGCCGCGGCCTGGTCTTCAGGCCGGCCAATCGAAGTTCGGTGCGCCGCTCGTGTTCTACGACGGCCCGCGAGACCTCTCCACGGGAGAGTTCTACCAGCAGGCGTACAACGCGCAGTGGGAGGACGGCCAGATCACGAACGCACAGTACCTCCAGCAGTCGCCGCTGCTGAAGAAGCAGGCGTACTTCGAGTCGATGATGGTCCGGCTGTACCGTTACCACGGCTCCGCGAAGCAGGCGCAGCCCGTCGTGCTGGACTGGCGGGAGACGCTGACCCGCCTGCGTGGGCAGCCGGCGGCGTTCGACGCGGCGACGAACAACACCCGCCAGTTCGATTCGATGGCCGAAGCCGAGGCGTACGTCCAGAACGACTCGACGTCCCAGATCGGCGGGTTCCAGGACCTGCCCCAGGAGGACATCGCGGCGCTCGAGCACTACCGGCTGGTGGGTGTGAGCGACGACCACACCGCGCCGGCGAACCTCTGGTACTTCGGCGGGGAGCTGAACCCGGCGTACTACCCGACCTCCGTGAAGATGTTCGAGCGGGTCGAGGGCGCTGAGGTCACGGGCACCGGCCCGGCGAACACGACGGTTCGGGCGTCGGTGGAGATGAACATCTCCCAGATGGTCAACGATCAGGGCCAGAGCCCCACGTTCACCTACACGCAGTACGCGGAGACGGGGGCGGACGGCGAGTTCACGATGACCCTGCCGTACTCGACGACCGGCTACGAGAACTACGGGCCGGAGAACGGGCACACGAACGTCTCGGTGCGTGCTGCAGGCTCCTACGAGTTCACGACGGGGAACCAGACCGCCGACGACGGGCTGACCGTCGTGGAGTACGCGAACTCCGCTGACGTCTCCGAGGCGCAGGTGCTCGGCGAGGGCGACGAGCCTGTGGCGGTGAACCTGGAGCGCCAGATTGTCGACGAGCCCGAGGGCGCGAACACCTCCGCGAGCGAGTCGCTGACGGCACCGTCGGAACTGGCTGACGCTGCCGACGGGAGCGAGGACTCGCAGTCCGGCGGCGTCGACCTGACGACCGGCGCGGTGCCGGCGCTCGCGGGCGCTGTGGCGCTCGGACGGCTGCGGTGA
- the aglG gene encoding glucosyl-dolichyl phosphate glucuronosyltransferase: protein MKVSVVVCTYSMDRYGPFSEAVESVLAQTHGDLEVVLVVDGNDDVFERVREDFGDEENVVLHCNDENQGISYSRTKGAELASGDVVAFIDDDATAEEEWVARLVKVYEETDAIAVGGDVVPDWQTEKPDFFPAEFYWLVGCVELGFAEDGEEVRNTYGSNISYRREQFLEVGGYDPNTGRKGDKHLQAHEAPVGIRLREEYGRGMVFTRDARVHHKLFDYRGEFGWLVFRSFWQGYSKRVMDLLYPDAEDNKSSYLRQLLTRFVPKRVKNLARSPSLVRLQQLVAIFVFTAAVGLGYVYAMATPDLVEKANS from the coding sequence ATGAAGGTCTCAGTCGTCGTCTGCACGTACTCGATGGACCGCTACGGTCCCTTCTCCGAAGCCGTCGAGAGCGTGCTCGCCCAGACTCACGGCGACCTCGAAGTCGTCCTCGTCGTCGACGGCAACGACGACGTCTTCGAGCGCGTCCGCGAGGACTTCGGTGACGAGGAGAACGTCGTCCTCCACTGTAACGACGAAAATCAGGGCATCTCGTATAGCCGCACGAAGGGTGCCGAACTCGCGAGCGGAGATGTCGTCGCGTTCATCGACGACGACGCGACTGCCGAAGAAGAGTGGGTGGCACGGCTCGTCAAGGTGTACGAGGAGACAGACGCTATCGCCGTCGGCGGCGACGTCGTCCCCGACTGGCAGACCGAGAAACCCGACTTCTTCCCCGCCGAGTTCTACTGGCTCGTCGGGTGTGTCGAACTCGGCTTCGCGGAGGACGGCGAGGAAGTTCGGAACACGTACGGCTCGAACATCTCGTACCGACGGGAGCAGTTCCTGGAAGTCGGCGGGTACGACCCGAACACCGGCCGGAAGGGCGACAAGCACCTGCAGGCACACGAAGCGCCTGTTGGCATCCGACTGCGAGAGGAGTACGGTCGCGGGATGGTGTTCACGCGGGACGCACGAGTCCACCACAAACTATTCGACTACCGCGGCGAATTCGGCTGGCTGGTGTTCCGATCGTTCTGGCAGGGGTACTCCAAGCGCGTCATGGACCTGCTGTATCCCGATGCAGAGGACAACAAGAGCAGCTACCTGAGGCAGCTGTTGACTAGATTCGTGCCGAAACGTGTGAAGAATCTGGCTCGGTCGCCGTCGCTGGTGCGGTTGCAGCAGCTCGTGGCAATTTTTGTGTTCACGGCGGCTGTGGGACTCGGGTACGTATACGCCATGGCAACACCGGACCTCGTCGAGAAGGCTAACTCGTAG
- a CDS encoding glycosyltransferase: MDLIIPVYNDSTGIRETLSSVTELSSKAVELRVFVVDNGSSDETPTVSMELAEDHEFVNVLIEDEIQGSYAARNAGIRNSNGEVIVFLDADERVPPNFVENVLSTVETQNVSYLGCNVEVCNSAPGITAKYNQQNAFPVEQYLSQEHYAPTCALVVRREVFEDVGLFDARLISGGDREFGERVHEAGYKQGYAEDATVYHPARTSFESLAKKNFRVGRGFCQKQRYYPERYGNPGIPPKPNGPSGGDDGDEPDSIFTRLAFMFLSVAMLACRGVGYYYEFFFGEGRDDIPAPTS, translated from the coding sequence GTGGACCTGATAATTCCCGTTTACAACGATTCCACAGGAATTCGTGAAACCTTGAGCTCAGTCACTGAGTTGTCTTCTAAGGCGGTGGAGTTGCGAGTGTTTGTGGTGGACAACGGGTCTAGCGACGAGACACCAACCGTGTCGATGGAATTAGCTGAAGACCACGAGTTCGTAAATGTGCTTATAGAGGACGAGATTCAGGGCTCCTACGCTGCTCGGAATGCGGGTATCAGAAACTCGAATGGTGAGGTGATTGTGTTTCTTGACGCTGACGAACGCGTCCCGCCGAACTTCGTGGAGAACGTTCTTTCTACGGTAGAAACCCAGAACGTTTCGTATCTGGGCTGTAACGTCGAAGTCTGTAATTCAGCGCCAGGTATTACTGCAAAATACAACCAGCAAAATGCATTCCCCGTTGAACAGTACCTGAGCCAAGAGCACTACGCTCCAACCTGTGCGTTGGTAGTGCGACGCGAAGTTTTTGAGGACGTCGGACTGTTCGACGCTCGACTGATCTCTGGCGGCGACCGGGAGTTCGGTGAGCGCGTCCACGAGGCAGGCTACAAACAGGGCTACGCGGAGGACGCAACCGTCTACCACCCAGCCCGAACATCCTTCGAGTCGCTCGCGAAGAAGAACTTCCGCGTCGGGCGCGGATTCTGCCAAAAACAACGGTACTACCCGGAGCGTTACGGCAATCCGGGCATCCCGCCGAAGCCCAATGGTCCGAGTGGCGGCGACGACGGGGACGAACCGGATTCCATCTTCACTCGGCTCGCGTTCATGTTCCTCTCGGTCGCGATGCTGGCCTGCAGAGGGGTGGGCTACTACTACGAGTTCTTCTTCGGCGAGGGGCGGGACGACATCCCAGCGCCTACGAGTTAG